From Triticum aestivum cultivar Chinese Spring chromosome 4A, IWGSC CS RefSeq v2.1, whole genome shotgun sequence, a single genomic window includes:
- the LOC123087751 gene encoding probable cellulose synthase A catalytic subunit 3 [UDP-forming] encodes MEASAGLVAGSHNRNELVVIRRDGEPGARPLKQQNRGACQICGDDLGLGPGGDPFVACNECAFPVCRDCYEYERREGTQNCPQCKTRYKRLKGCARVPGDEEEDGADDLEDEFNWRDRDDSQYAAESMLHAHMTYGRGGDLDGVHQPFQPNPNVPLLTNGQMVDDIPPEQHALVPSFVGGGGKRIHPLPYADSNLPVQPRSMDPSKDIGSYGYGSVAWKERMESWKQKQERLHQARNDGGKDWNGDGDDADLPLMDEARQPLSRKVPIPSSLINPYRMIIVIRLVIVCLFFHYRVMHPVHDAFVLWLISVICEIWFAMSWILDQFPKWFPIERETYLDRLTLRFDKEGQPSQLAPVDFFVSTVDPAKEPPLVTANTILSILAVDYPVDKLSCYVSDDGAAMLTFEGLSETSEFAKKWVPFCKKYSIEPRAPEWYFQQKIDYLKDKVVPNFVRDRRAMKREYEEFKIRINALVAKAQKVPEEGWTMQDGTPWPGNNVRDHPGMIQVFLGQSGGLDVEGNELPRLVYVSREKRPGYNHHKKAGAMNALVRVSAVLTNAPYMLNLDCDHYVNNSKAVKEAMCFMMDPLVGKKVCYVQFPQRFDSIDRHDRYANKNVVFFDINMKGLDGIQGPIYVGTGCVFRRQALYGYDAPKTKKPPSRTCNCWPKWCVCCFCFGNRKNKKKVTKPKTEKKKRLFFKKEENQSPAYALSEIDEAAAGAETQKAGIVNQQKLEKKFGQSAIFVASTLLENGGTLRCDSPASLLKEAIHVIGCGYEDKTDWGKEIGWIYGSVTEDILTGFKMHCHGWRSIYCIPKRPAFKGSAPLNLSDRLNQVLRWALGSIEIFFSNHCPLWYGYGGGLKFLERFSYINSIVYPWTSIPLLAYCTLPAICLLTGKFITPELSNLASIWYMSLFICIFATGILEMRWARVAVDDWWRNEQFWVIGGVSAHLFAVFQGLLKVIAGVDTSFTVTTKAGDDEEFSELYTFKWTTLLIPPTTLLLLNFIGVVAGISNAINNGYESWGPLFGKLFFAFWVIVHLYPFLKGLLGRQNRTPTIVIVWSILLASIISLLWVRVNPFLAKTDGPLLEECGLDCT; translated from the exons ATGGAGGCCAGCGCCGGGCTGGTTGCGGGCTCGCACAACCGCAACGAGCTCGTCGTCATCCGCCGCGACGGGGAGCCAGGG GCGAGGCCGCTCAAGCAGCAGAACCGCGGGGCGTGCCAGATTTGCGGGGACGACCTCGGGCTCGGCCCCGGCGGCGACCCCTTCGTCGCCTGCAACGAGTGCGCCTTCCCCGTCTGCCGCGACTGCTACGAGTACGAGCGCCGCGAGGGCACGCAGAACTGCCCGCAGTGCAAGACCCGCTACAAGCGCCTCAAGG GGTGCGCGCGCGTGCCCggggatgaggaggaggacggcgcCGACGACCTGGAGGACGAGTTCAACTGGAGGGACAGGGACGACTCGCAGTACGCCGCCGAGTCCATGCTCCACGCCCACATGACCTACGGCCGCGGCGGCGACCTCGACGGCGTGCACCAGCCCTTCCAGCCCAACCCCAATGTTCCACTCCTCACCAATGGCCAGATG GTCGACGACATCCCGCCGGAGCAGCACGCCCTTGTTCCTTCCTTCGTCGGCGGCGGGGGAAAGAGGATCCACCCGCTCCCTTATGCTGATTCCAACCTTCCTG TGCAACCGAGATCCATGGACCCATCCAAGGATATTGGTTCCTACGGGTACGGTAGCGTCGCCTGGAAGGAGAGGATGGAGAGCTGGAAGCAGAAGCAGGAGAGGCTGCATCAGGCCAGAAATGATGGCGGTAAAGACTGGAACGGGGATGGCGACGATGCAGATCTGCCACT CATGGATGAAGCTAGGCAGCCACTGTCCAGAAAGGTTCCCATTCCTTCAAGCCTGATTAATCCCTACAGGATGATCATTGTGATCCGTTTGGTGATTGTGTGTCTCTTCTTCCACTATCGTGTTATGCATCCGGTGCATGATGCATTTGTTTTGTGGCTCATATCTGTCATATGTGAGATATGGTTtgccatgtcttggattcttgatcAGTTCCCCAAGTGGTTCCCTATTGAGAGGGAGACTTACCTTGACCGGTTGACATTGAG GTTCGACAAGGAAGGCCAGCCATCTCAACTCGCCCCAGTTGATTTCTTTGTCAGTACGGTCGATCCCGCAAAGGAGCCTCCGCTGGTCACAGCAAACACTATCCTATCTATCCTGGCGGTAGATTATCCGGTTGACAAGCTTTCTTGCTATGTTTCTGATGATGGTGCTGCCATGCTGACATTCGAAGGATTGTCTGAAACATCTGAATTTGCAAAGAAATGGGTTCCTTTCTGTAAGAAGTATAGCATTGAGCCTCGTGCTCCAGAGTGGTACTTCCAACAGAAGATAGACTACCTGAAAGACAAGGTGGTACCAAACTTTGTTAGGGACAGGAGAGCAATGAAG AGAGAGTATGAGGAATTCAAGATCAGAATCAATGCCTTGGTTGCTAAAGCCCAGAAAGTTCCTGAGGAAGGATGGACCATGCAGGATGGAACTCCCTGGCCTGGGAACAATGTCCGTGATCACCCTGGAATGATTCAG GTCTTCCTTGGTCAAAGTGGTGGCCTTGATGTGGAAGGAAATGAGCTGCCTCGATTGGTTTATGTCTCAAGAGAAAAACGGCCAGGCTATAACCATCACAAGAAGGCTGGTGCTATGAATGCATTG GTCCGTGTCTCTGCTGTGCTAACGAATGCTCCATATATGCTTAACTTGGATTGTGATCACTATGTGAACAACAGCAAGGCAGTCAAGGaagccatgtgtttcatgatggaTCCTCTGGTAGGAAAGAAAGTTTGCTATGTGCAGTTCCCACAAAGATTCGACTCCATTGATCGTCATGATCGATATGCTAACAAGAATGTCGTCTTCTTTGAT ATCAACATGAAAGGTTTGGATGGTATTCAAGGCCCCATCTATGTTGGTACTGGATGTGTCTTTAGAAGGCAGGCGCTGTACGGTTATGATGCTCCCAAAACAAAGAAGCCACCGTCAAGGACTTGCAACTGCTGGCCAAAGTGGTGTGTGTGCTGTTTCTGCTTTGGTAacaggaagaacaagaagaaggttaCCAAgccaaagacagagaagaagaagaggttgtttTTCAAGAAGGAAGAAAATCAATCACCTGCGTACGCACTCAGTGAAATTGACGAAGCAGCTGCAG GAGCTGAAACTCAGAAGGCTGGTATTGTAAACCAACAGAAGTTAGAGAAGAAATTTGGCCAGTCTGCCATTTTTGTTGCATCCACGCTTCTTGAGAATGGTGGAACCCTGAGGTGTGATAGTCCAGCTTCTCTTCTGAAGGAAGCTATACATGTCATCGGTTGTGGCTATGAAGACAAGACAGACTGGGGAAAAGAG ATTGGCTGGATCTATGGGTCAGTTACAGAGGATATCCTAACTGGGTTTAAGATGCATTGCCATGGCTGGCGGTCGATTTACTGCATACCTAAAAGGCCTGCATTCAAAGGTTCTGCGCCTCTCAATCTTTCGGATCGTCTTAACCAGGTTCTTCGGTGGGCTCTTGGGTCTATTGAGATCTTCTTCAGCAACCATTGCCCTCTTTGGTATGGGTATGGTGGTGGACTGAAATTTTTGGAAAGATTTTCCTACATCAACTCCATCGTCTATCCTTGGACATCCATTCCACTTCTGGCCTACTGTACGTTGCCGGCCATCTGCTTGTTAACGGGAAAGTTCATCACCCCAGAG CTTAGCAATCTTGCCAGTATCTGGTACATGTCACTTTTCATCTGCATTTTTGCTACGGGTATTCTGGAAATGAGATGGGCTCGTGTCGCGGTTGACGATTGGTGGAGGAATGAGCAGTTCTGGGTCATTGGAGGTGTCTCTGCCCATCTCTTTGCCGTGTTCCAAGGACTTCTCAAGGTGATAGCTGGTGTGGACACAAGCTTCACCGTCACAACAAAGGCTGGAGATGATGAGGAGTTCTCGGAACTGTACACCTTCAAATGGACAACCTTGCTGATACCCCCGACCACCTTGCTCCTGCTGAACTTCATCGGGGTGGTTGCCGGCATCTCCAACGCGATCAACAACGGATATGAGTCATGGGGGCCTCTCTTCGGGAAGCTCTTCTTCGCATTCTGGGTTATTGTCCATCTTTACCCGTTCCTCAAGGGTCTTCTTGGAAGGCAGAACAGGACCCCGACGATCGTCATCGTCTGGTCCATCCTGTTGGCTTCGATCATCTCGCTCCTGTGGGTGCGTGTGAACCCTTTCCTCGCCAAGACCGACGGCCCTCTTCTGGAGGAGTGCGGTCTGGACTGCACCTAG
- the LOC123082753 gene encoding uncharacterized protein isoform X1: MQPIGTSTRLEEVRESLVPANGAMVAEQHRPVDSGEAHIFAAKEASADRRESSPPTSELSTGKMNPQAPGWNKRLGAAATSKTPCPNQISEFEKDVRCFAENPAENLIKPVLATTFDSLGEAYDFYNLYSREEPAYCQEDEMHAGNSVWVLGEVKLMLRTQGLVAVSTLLW, translated from the exons ATGCAGCCAATCGGCAC ATCCACTCGGCTTGAGGAAGTACGAGAGAGCTTGGTGCCTGCAAATGGCGCTATGGTGGCGGAGCAGCATCGGCCGGTGGACAGCGGCGAGGCACATATTTTTGCGGCCAAGGAAGCATCAGCGGACAGGAGGGAGAGCTCGCCTCCGACATCGGAGCTGTCAACGGGCAAGATGAATCCCCAGGCGCCCGGGTGGAACAAGAG ATTAGGTGCTGCCGCAACGAGCAAAACACCCTGCCCAAATCAAATCAGTGAGTTCGAGAAGGATGTTAGGTGTTTTGCTGAGAACCCAGCTGAAAATTTGATCAAACCAGTTCTTGCGACTACTTTCGACTCTTTGGGCGAGGCGTACGACTTCTACAATCTGTACTCACGAGAAGAGCCGGCTTATTGTCAAGAGGACGAAATGCATGCAGGAAATAGTGTGTGGGTGCTCGGTGA GGTAAAGCTGATGTTGAGAACACAAGGTCTTGTTGCTGTGAGTACCCTGCTCTGGTAA
- the LOC123082753 gene encoding uncharacterized protein isoform X2, with the protein MQPIGTSTRLEEVRESLVPANGAMVAEQHRPVDSGEAHIFAAKEASADRRESSPPTSELSTGKMNPQAPGWNKRLGAAATSKTPCPNQISEFEKDVRCFAENPAENLIKPVLATTFDSLGEAYDFYNLYSREEPAYCQEDEMHAGNSVWVLG; encoded by the exons ATGCAGCCAATCGGCAC ATCCACTCGGCTTGAGGAAGTACGAGAGAGCTTGGTGCCTGCAAATGGCGCTATGGTGGCGGAGCAGCATCGGCCGGTGGACAGCGGCGAGGCACATATTTTTGCGGCCAAGGAAGCATCAGCGGACAGGAGGGAGAGCTCGCCTCCGACATCGGAGCTGTCAACGGGCAAGATGAATCCCCAGGCGCCCGGGTGGAACAAGAG ATTAGGTGCTGCCGCAACGAGCAAAACACCCTGCCCAAATCAAATCAGTGAGTTCGAGAAGGATGTTAGGTGTTTTGCTGAGAACCCAGCTGAAAATTTGATCAAACCAGTTCTTGCGACTACTTTCGACTCTTTGGGCGAGGCGTACGACTTCTACAATCTGTACTCACGAGAAGAGCCGGCTTATTGTCAAGAGGACGAAATGCATGCAGGAAATAGTGTGTGGGTGCTCG GGTAA